A section of the Chryseobacterium ginsenosidimutans genome encodes:
- a CDS encoding HNH endonuclease, whose amino-acid sequence MNEIKTKYDAKLSYGYDNVTYLEGLILDAGGGGRYKDHTVLFRNILDKLKAINAHNVTIYVAATPTAANNYPNNEYRKIRFEDETKFDFKTIDLDRFKSNANDEIREKGKVNPETPNGAIHKRLLVTSDLDENDWNELFGNSSIKLIVNQEIINNQNENELEYTYQKVKKRLRQSKFRKELLLAYDYTCAVTGSKVIELLEAAHIQPYDGVHTSVVSNGTLLRSDIHDLFDIYVEGKRLINISADYKIEVHSSLDGSEYWEYNGKGIRLPKEQNDHPKFYK is encoded by the coding sequence ATGAATGAAATAAAAACTAAATATGATGCAAAACTATCTTACGGATATGATAATGTTACTTATTTAGAAGGCCTTATTCTTGATGCTGGTGGCGGAGGTAGATATAAGGATCACACAGTTTTATTTAGAAATATTTTAGATAAGCTAAAAGCTATTAATGCTCATAATGTTACAATTTACGTTGCTGCAACACCAACAGCTGCTAATAATTATCCGAACAATGAATATCGAAAAATTAGATTTGAAGATGAGACTAAATTTGATTTTAAAACAATTGACTTGGATAGATTTAAATCTAATGCAAACGACGAGATCAGGGAAAAAGGTAAAGTCAATCCAGAAACACCTAATGGAGCAATTCACAAACGTTTATTAGTAACATCTGATTTAGATGAAAATGATTGGAATGAGTTGTTTGGGAATTCTTCTATAAAATTAATTGTAAATCAAGAAATAATCAATAATCAAAATGAAAATGAGTTAGAGTATACTTATCAGAAAGTAAAAAAGCGTTTACGCCAATCGAAGTTTAGAAAAGAACTTTTGTTAGCTTATGATTATACTTGTGCAGTCACTGGAAGTAAAGTCATTGAATTATTGGAAGCTGCTCATATTCAACCATACGATGGAGTTCATACAAGTGTTGTAAGCAATGGAACTTTACTGAGATCGGATATTCACGATTTGTTTGATATTTATGTGGAAGGAAAACGACTAATCAATATTTCTGCAGATTATAAGATTGAGGTGCATTCTTCTTTGGATGGCTCTGAGTATTGGGAGTATAATGGAAAGGGAATTAGGTTGCCGAAAGAACAAAATGATCATCCAAAATTTTATAAATGA
- a CDS encoding restriction endonuclease subunit S, giving the protein MREGDAQSLSKGWKYATIRDVENGFYDGPHATPKESENGGIFLGIKNIDENGKLDLTNIRYISNEDMPKWTKRVIPKHKDIVFSYEATLHRYAIIPKGFHGCLGRRMALLRVNENADYRFIYYYMLAPIWRKEIEGKILNGATVDRIPISNFLDFKIQLPPLDTQRKIANILSGYDDLIENNLKRIKILEEMAQQTYEEWFVRMRFPGYETEVFDENGLPEGWEKVKLGEACNLVMGQSPKSEDYNVDGNGLPFHQGVKDYGYRFPLNKSWSISGNKKAIPNSILFSVRAPVGRLNVASEEIILGRGLAAINDKNGLNSFLYYQLRTIFFEDNLIGGGAIYASVTKNDIERIELIYANELGGRFNDYASKIDKEILNLTNQNQRLREARDILLPRLMMGMIDVSGSLVQVESLQAKPTDAKVIPLEQPKKEASKEFKEAVLIACLTERFGSEKFPLGRKRYTKLSYLFHRYSDNKIQDYLRKAAGPYNPKTKYGGPEKIALQNKYIQNWKGEKGTKGFVSAEKIEDAKTYFSNYWKIADLDWLTTAFKFKSNDELELLATVDNSLVELSKKNLDFTAANVLNIIKSEKEWEAKLERTIFSDANVERAIGFLRGVLEYNN; this is encoded by the coding sequence ATGAGGGAAGGCGATGCACAGAGCTTGTCGAAAGGTTGGAAATATGCAACAATCCGAGATGTAGAAAATGGTTTTTACGATGGTCCTCACGCTACCCCAAAAGAGTCTGAGAATGGTGGTATTTTCCTAGGTATTAAAAATATTGATGAGAATGGAAAACTTGACCTTACTAATATTAGATATATTTCTAATGAAGATATGCCCAAGTGGACAAAAAGAGTTATTCCAAAACATAAAGATATTGTTTTTTCCTATGAAGCAACATTACATCGATATGCAATCATACCCAAAGGGTTTCATGGATGCTTAGGAAGACGTATGGCTTTATTACGAGTTAATGAAAATGCCGATTATAGATTCATTTACTATTATATGCTTGCTCCAATTTGGCGTAAAGAAATAGAAGGTAAAATTTTAAATGGAGCCACAGTTGATAGAATACCAATATCTAATTTTCTAGACTTTAAAATTCAACTTCCACCACTTGACACCCAGCGCAAAATCGCCAACATTTTATCAGGTTATGATGATTTGATAGAAAACAACCTAAAACGTATAAAAATTTTGGAAGAAATGGCACAACAAACCTACGAAGAATGGTTTGTGCGGATGCGTTTTCCGGGTTATGAAACGGAGGTTTTTGATGAGAATGGTTTGCCGGAGGGTTGGGAGAAAGTGAAGTTGGGGGAAGCTTGTAATTTAGTTATGGGACAAAGTCCAAAATCAGAGGATTATAATGTGGATGGAAATGGATTACCATTTCATCAAGGAGTGAAAGATTATGGTTATCGTTTTCCGTTAAATAAATCTTGGAGTATATCAGGAAATAAAAAGGCAATTCCTAATTCAATATTATTTAGCGTCAGAGCTCCAGTTGGAAGATTAAATGTAGCATCAGAAGAAATTATTTTAGGTCGAGGTTTAGCTGCAATTAATGATAAAAATGGATTGAATAGTTTTTTATATTATCAACTTAGAACAATCTTTTTTGAAGATAATTTAATTGGTGGTGGAGCAATTTATGCATCAGTAACTAAAAATGATATTGAAAGAATAGAGCTTATTTATGCTAACGAATTAGGAGGCAGATTTAATGACTACGCTTCAAAAATAGATAAAGAAATTTTAAATCTAACAAATCAAAACCAACGTTTACGCGAGGCACGCGATATTTTGTTGCCAAGGTTGATGATGGGGATGATTGATGTTTCGGGAAGCTTAGTACAGGTGGAAAGTTTACAGGCAAAACCAACTGATGCTAAAGTAATTCCTTTAGAACAACCTAAAAAAGAAGCTTCCAAAGAATTTAAAGAAGCAGTTTTAATTGCTTGTTTAACTGAAAGATTTGGTAGCGAAAAATTTCCTTTGGGCAGAAAAAGATATACCAAGCTTTCTTATCTCTTTCACAGATATTCCGACAATAAAATTCAGGATTATCTGAGAAAAGCTGCTGGACCTTACAATCCAAAAACAAAATACGGCGGTCCTGAAAAGATTGCTTTACAAAATAAATACATCCAAAATTGGAAAGGTGAAAAAGGAACTAAAGGATTTGTATCTGCCGAAAAAATAGAGGATGCTAAAACATATTTTTCCAATTATTGGAAAATCGCAGATTTGGATTGGCTGACTACAGCGTTTAAATTCAAATCTAATGATGAACTGGAACTTTTAGCAACAGTTGATAATAGTTTGGTGGAGCTTTCAAAAAAGAATCTTGATTTTACCGCAGCCAATGTTTTGAACATTATAAAATCTGAAAAAGAATGGGAAGCAAAGTTGGAAAGAACGATTTTTAGTGATGCAAATGTGGAGAGAGCGATTGGGTTTTTGAGGGGTGTTTTGGAGTATAATAATTGA
- a CDS encoding 5-methylcytosine restriction system specificity protein McrC, with amino-acid sequence MYLTLPVNYNYGNNKIGWNDLELKQVLKSNDSSFNKQMIKDCFDNFEEVYLNDARFTDLNVISLRKTTNFDKNQDAFVIKFYKKKIGDETIYYIETGQYAGYINYKGFVINISLSERYNVSVLNHLLTYANNISLDSETILTSYEARTNELEYILCFMFLQKLEKASILGLPKRFQNVRERLNTVRGKVEFNSFVKKDIPFQGNVSVHYRDRMDVQEIIDVLFYTLYIIKNKYSSNSLFKVRNVYNELLSKYSKIKPKSDTIFKAKSHPVLANPLFVQFKKVLELAEVIIKNFSPDFNQESKKQISGNLYNTSELFELYIEKILKSSLKGWNLDAQKEISIYKNHFFSRKMIPDFILHNVNEDKYAILDAKFKTMSYNYFDVDREDVFQIHTYSYYYHDKNVLSGLVYPLQKEVDISGKHISSTLDQYSNRFGIFGVELNENSSIKSIKESESNFIDQINHLLNQEPLKAK; translated from the coding sequence ATGTATTTAACCTTACCAGTAAATTATAACTACGGAAACAATAAAATTGGATGGAATGATTTGGAACTCAAACAAGTTTTAAAATCCAATGATAGTTCATTTAATAAACAAATGATCAAAGATTGTTTTGATAATTTTGAAGAAGTATATCTTAATGATGCTCGCTTCACTGATTTGAATGTAATATCGCTGCGTAAAACAACAAATTTTGATAAAAACCAAGATGCTTTTGTAATTAAGTTTTACAAAAAGAAAATAGGAGATGAGACAATTTATTATATAGAAACTGGGCAATATGCAGGATACATAAATTACAAAGGATTTGTAATTAATATCTCACTAAGTGAACGTTACAACGTTTCTGTATTGAATCACTTGCTTACTTATGCTAATAACATTTCTCTGGACTCAGAAACTATACTGACAAGTTATGAAGCACGAACAAATGAACTTGAATATATTCTATGTTTTATGTTTTTGCAAAAATTGGAGAAAGCTTCAATATTAGGACTACCAAAAAGATTTCAAAATGTAAGAGAGCGATTGAATACTGTTCGAGGTAAAGTTGAATTTAATTCATTCGTAAAGAAAGATATTCCTTTTCAAGGAAATGTTTCCGTTCATTATAGAGATAGAATGGATGTACAAGAAATTATTGATGTTTTGTTTTATACTTTATATATCATTAAAAATAAGTACTCATCAAACTCATTATTTAAAGTAAGAAATGTTTATAATGAACTACTTTCTAAGTATAGCAAAATTAAACCAAAAAGTGATACAATATTTAAAGCTAAAAGTCATCCTGTTTTAGCAAATCCTCTATTTGTTCAGTTTAAAAAAGTATTGGAATTAGCAGAAGTAATCATTAAGAATTTTAGTCCAGATTTTAATCAAGAAAGTAAAAAACAAATATCTGGAAATCTCTATAACACATCAGAATTGTTTGAACTATATATTGAAAAGATTTTAAAATCTAGTCTTAAAGGTTGGAATTTGGATGCTCAAAAAGAAATATCTATTTATAAGAATCATTTTTTTAGTCGTAAAATGATTCCAGATTTTATTCTACATAATGTGAACGAAGATAAATATGCTATTTTAGATGCTAAATTCAAAACAATGAGTTATAACTATTTTGATGTGGATAGAGAAGATGTTTTCCAAATACATACATACAGTTATTATTATCACGATAAAAATGTACTATCTGGATTAGTTTATCCATTACAAAAAGAAGTTGATATTTCAGGAAAACATATATCAAGTACTTTAGATCAATACTCGAACAGATTTGGAATCTTTGGAGTTGAATTAAATGAAAATTCAAGTATAAAATCTATAAAAGAATCTGAGTCCAACTTCATTGATCAAATTAATCATCTGTTGAACCAAGAACCACTAAAAGCTAAGTAA
- a CDS encoding McrB family protein, giving the protein MKYWHIQLHPDNKLSFQTLKDILINKKVIGMGSYWEDKNNNEVPDPRYFKNDMKIGDVVMVRNGSTPIALVEVNGDAFGESNITQDYDWFDLRRNIDLLGFYEESDKVLLQQILTHYKKNHIQAPGTLTYCNGRNATNDFIKEWHKAIKFRNIMKNIILSDASKKQLHQLYITFCQKYSDNDKIALNDNATIILSEFQIYTDKIRTNSFTIDNYTNRQSNDTGLPGSYLCNFLERRSRELFGSSKPAGSALSFGIKADKNENSFTIDRKDPDNYNKNNRVEAESEFEKYKTFFRNVINESEIFQQMKLIEDCKFISAKQILRKFLVLSHPLQFIYAYNDRLDDLYQYFFGDDESLSKIEKSFHINFAIKQILNIDQGSYADQIIVSRFLWKLASSQSLFSKSNPNVILYGPPGTGKTYRVKQDLEFLTKGDSSRVKYVVFHPSYGYEDFIEGIKPCGVTENGNLKFELINGSFKEFCKLAKSRPSEEFYFVVDEINRANLSAVFGETLVSLESSYRDVVVDNFKDRHLFSTQYSSYQEQLEEKKKVELAYEISETGSVLFGVPDNLYFIGMMNNVDKNIDSFDLALRRRFKWIYFGCDYDVIENVKRNKGELFTNRLKYVDACKNLNEFISDSKYLGLGKSFEFGHSLYMKISTVEKQKDIQQKSMDQLFREFLLPTLNEYLRAYYDESEIEKKSEEAQNYFKL; this is encoded by the coding sequence ATGAAATATTGGCATATACAGCTCCATCCCGATAATAAATTAAGTTTCCAAACTTTAAAAGATATCCTTATTAACAAGAAGGTTATTGGTATGGGCAGCTATTGGGAGGATAAAAATAATAACGAAGTACCAGATCCAAGATATTTTAAAAATGATATGAAAATTGGAGATGTGGTAATGGTGAGGAATGGTAGTACTCCCATTGCATTGGTAGAAGTAAATGGAGATGCATTTGGAGAAAGTAATATTACACAAGATTATGATTGGTTTGACTTAAGAAGAAATATAGATCTGTTAGGTTTTTATGAAGAATCAGATAAAGTATTACTGCAACAAATATTAACTCATTACAAAAAAAATCATATACAAGCACCAGGAACTCTTACATACTGTAATGGGAGAAATGCAACAAATGATTTTATTAAAGAATGGCACAAGGCAATAAAATTTAGGAACATTATGAAAAATATTATACTCTCTGACGCAAGTAAGAAACAATTACATCAGCTCTATATTACATTTTGTCAGAAGTATAGTGACAACGATAAAATAGCACTTAATGATAATGCTACCATAATCCTAAGTGAGTTTCAAATTTATACTGATAAGATTAGAACAAATTCTTTTACAATTGATAATTACACCAACCGACAGTCTAATGATACAGGTCTGCCGGGTTCTTATTTATGTAATTTTTTAGAAAGAAGATCAAGAGAATTGTTCGGTTCTTCTAAACCTGCAGGTTCGGCTTTGAGTTTTGGTATCAAAGCTGACAAAAATGAAAACTCATTTACGATCGATAGAAAAGATCCGGATAATTATAATAAAAATAATAGAGTAGAAGCCGAGTCAGAATTTGAAAAGTATAAGACGTTTTTCAGAAATGTAATAAATGAATCAGAAATTTTTCAACAAATGAAGTTGATAGAAGATTGTAAATTTATTTCTGCAAAACAAATTTTAAGAAAGTTTTTGGTTTTATCACATCCCTTACAGTTTATCTATGCATACAATGATAGATTAGATGATCTATATCAATATTTCTTCGGTGATGATGAAAGTCTATCTAAAATCGAAAAAAGTTTTCACATTAATTTTGCAATAAAGCAAATATTAAATATAGATCAAGGCAGCTATGCTGATCAAATAATTGTTTCTCGTTTTCTTTGGAAATTAGCAAGTTCTCAATCACTTTTTTCCAAAAGTAATCCAAATGTTATTTTATATGGTCCTCCTGGGACAGGAAAAACATACAGAGTAAAACAAGACCTTGAGTTTTTAACAAAAGGTGATTCTTCAAGAGTGAAATATGTAGTTTTTCATCCATCTTATGGTTATGAGGATTTTATAGAAGGAATAAAGCCTTGTGGTGTTACAGAAAATGGTAATTTGAAATTTGAATTAATCAATGGATCATTTAAAGAATTTTGCAAACTTGCGAAAAGCAGACCTAGCGAAGAATTTTATTTTGTGGTTGATGAAATCAATAGAGCAAACTTATCAGCTGTTTTTGGAGAAACTTTGGTTAGTTTAGAAAGTTCATACCGTGACGTAGTAGTAGACAACTTTAAAGATCGACATTTATTCAGTACGCAATATTCATCTTATCAAGAGCAGTTAGAGGAAAAGAAAAAAGTAGAGTTAGCTTATGAAATTTCAGAGACTGGAAGTGTTCTTTTTGGTGTTCCAGACAATTTGTATTTCATTGGAATGATGAATAATGTGGACAAAAATATAGATAGTTTTGACCTTGCTTTACGTCGCAGATTTAAATGGATTTATTTTGGTTGCGATTACGATGTGATCGAAAATGTGAAAAGGAACAAAGGAGAACTATTTACAAATAGATTGAAGTATGTGGATGCTTGCAAGAATCTAAATGAATTTATTTCAGATTCTAAATATTTAGGATTAGGAAAGTCATTTGAATTTGGGCATTCTTTATATATGAAGATTTCAACAGTTGAAAAACAAAAAGACATTCAACAAAAAAGTATGGATCAACTTTTCAGAGAGTTTTTGCTGCCTACTTTAAATGAGTACTTGAGAGCTTACTATGATGAGTCAGAGATAGAAAAAAAGTCAGAGGAAGCCCAAAATTATTTTAAGTTATAA
- a CDS encoding DUF1294 domain-containing protein, translating into MFYLLAIINLITFIIFGLDKRKSMKHQRRISENTLLGVSFLGGTIGALLGMLLFRHKISKRSFLLKFGLIVLIQVGLLYFFQKYFYNY; encoded by the coding sequence ATGTTTTACTTATTGGCAATAATTAATCTTATTACCTTCATTATTTTTGGTTTAGATAAAAGAAAATCAATGAAGCATCAGAGAAGAATTTCCGAAAATACTTTGCTGGGAGTTTCTTTCTTGGGCGGAACAATCGGCGCATTATTAGGAATGCTTTTATTTAGGCATAAGATTTCAAAGAGATCTTTTTTGTTGAAATTCGGATTGATTGTGTTGATTCAGGTGGGATTACTTTACTTTTTTCAGAAATATTTTTACAATTACTAA
- a CDS encoding type I restriction endonuclease subunit R: MSYEYSEDQLIEQATEDVLKELGWTVITAWQNETFGEDGLLERDNKTEVILERALRKALQKYNSELPELAYTRAVEKIVQREAGKTIAQENKAKYLLLKNGVETTFTNEEGKTIKKTLKIFDYQDYANNDFLAVRQLEITGELHNRRPDVIGFVNGIPLVFFELKAHANDLRSAYDDNLKDYKDTIPHLFHHNAFVILSNGTDAKVGTVTSPYKYFLDWKRITEDAEGIVSLDTMLRGVCSPHNLMDIFENFLLFDESNGNIVKLMAKNHQFIGVNRVLDNVANIEDLEGKLGVYWHTQGSGKTYSMVFLCEKIHRKFGGSYTFLIVVDRTELENQAYDTFSGVGIVKNKNVIAGKKKGITGREHLRELLSENHRYVFSLIHKFSIDPNLETEYPLITERKNIIVISDEAHRTQGGKYARNMRFFGLPNASYLGFTGTPIIKDEEEVTKNIFGEYVSVYDFKRAIEDEATLPLKYLNRGEQLNIENPALDEQMAEILEEEDLDEDQKKKLAYLFKKEYPILTSEHRLCAIAKDLIWHFNERGYQGKAMFVALDKPTAVRMYDYVMEYLPEYLIDLQNQIKKSKDIQEEQELQRKYNLVSSTEVCVVISSEQNEMDKFRKMNLDIEPHRRRMVERNLEKEFKDEDNTFRLAIVCAMWITGFDAPSVSTVYLDKPIKGHTLMQTIARANRVYDDEKENGLIVDYGNVYQQLEKAYSVYGEGSKGAGSGTDKEDKKAFEQLESMSVEIKAAIDEVVLMLKDLGFDLNTLMEAVPMGKIAAVNNGANAVCRNDETRAKFEIAARNVFRKYKALFPEKQAKKFTKQYNGIDAIYNKLNQKIKSADVWEVISRLQSVVNDSVVIDKIVENKHIEIDLSKLNFEELKKAFEKIQRKNELVYDLNKAVEEKLEQMLKENPLRLDFYERYQEIVEAYNNGKSEMELKRSFDNLTAFIATLSQEEKRAYTENLDQPTLSIFDLLIQNKDLTISEREEVKKVAQKTLETLQIEKLNIPNWKESRELKAGVKTTIYDQLLWLPEEKYTDEEVSLKSIAVYQHVYSYTFA; this comes from the coding sequence ATGTCCTACGAATACTCAGAAGATCAACTTATAGAGCAAGCAACCGAAGACGTTCTCAAAGAATTGGGCTGGACTGTAATAACGGCTTGGCAAAATGAGACTTTTGGGGAAGATGGTTTGTTGGAACGAGATAATAAAACAGAAGTTATTTTAGAACGAGCTTTGCGAAAAGCACTGCAAAAATACAATTCGGAATTGCCGGAGTTGGCTTACACGCGTGCGGTTGAAAAAATTGTACAGCGAGAAGCGGGCAAAACCATTGCCCAAGAAAACAAAGCTAAATATCTGTTGCTGAAAAATGGTGTTGAGACTACATTTACTAATGAAGAAGGCAAAACGATAAAGAAAACCTTGAAAATTTTTGATTATCAAGATTACGCTAACAATGATTTTCTGGCAGTAAGACAATTGGAAATTACAGGAGAATTGCACAACAGAAGACCTGATGTGATTGGATTTGTGAACGGAATTCCCTTGGTTTTTTTTGAACTGAAAGCACACGCTAATGATTTGAGATCAGCGTATGATGATAATTTAAAAGATTATAAAGATACTATTCCCCATCTTTTTCATCACAATGCATTTGTGATTCTTTCTAATGGAACAGATGCTAAAGTAGGAACGGTAACCAGTCCTTACAAATACTTTTTAGATTGGAAAAGAATTACGGAGGATGCAGAAGGAATTGTCAGTTTAGATACGATGCTTCGTGGTGTCTGTTCGCCTCACAACTTAATGGATATTTTTGAAAACTTTTTGCTGTTTGACGAAAGCAACGGAAATATTGTAAAGCTGATGGCTAAAAATCATCAATTCATCGGTGTCAACAGAGTTTTGGATAATGTTGCGAATATTGAAGACCTTGAAGGAAAGTTAGGTGTTTACTGGCATACACAAGGTTCTGGTAAAACCTATTCGATGGTTTTTCTCTGTGAAAAGATTCATCGTAAATTCGGTGGTTCATACACATTTCTGATCGTTGTAGATCGCACAGAATTAGAAAATCAGGCATATGACACTTTTTCGGGAGTAGGAATTGTCAAGAATAAAAATGTAATTGCAGGGAAAAAGAAGGGGATTACAGGAAGAGAACATTTGAGAGAATTGCTGAGCGAAAATCACAGATATGTTTTTTCATTAATTCACAAATTCTCCATCGATCCTAATCTCGAAACAGAATATCCTTTAATTACCGAAAGAAAAAACATCATAGTTATTTCCGACGAAGCACACCGTACTCAAGGTGGAAAATATGCCAGAAATATGCGTTTCTTTGGTTTACCCAATGCTTCTTATTTAGGATTTACAGGAACACCAATCATCAAAGATGAAGAAGAGGTAACTAAGAATATTTTTGGTGAATATGTTTCAGTTTATGATTTTAAAAGAGCCATAGAAGATGAGGCAACATTGCCGCTAAAATACCTTAACCGTGGCGAACAATTGAATATTGAAAATCCTGCGTTAGATGAGCAAATGGCTGAAATTCTGGAGGAAGAAGATTTAGACGAAGATCAAAAAAAGAAACTGGCTTATCTGTTTAAAAAGGAATATCCAATCCTCACTTCAGAACATCGTTTGTGTGCCATTGCCAAAGATTTGATTTGGCATTTTAATGAGCGAGGCTATCAGGGAAAAGCGATGTTTGTAGCTTTAGACAAACCGACTGCGGTTAGAATGTATGATTACGTAATGGAATATTTGCCGGAATATTTAATTGACTTACAAAATCAAATTAAAAAATCGAAAGATATTCAGGAAGAACAGGAACTGCAAAGAAAATACAATTTAGTTTCCTCCACAGAAGTTTGCGTCGTGATAAGTTCAGAGCAAAATGAAATGGATAAGTTCAGAAAAATGAACTTAGATATAGAGCCACACCGTCGAAGAATGGTGGAACGTAATCTTGAAAAAGAATTCAAGGATGAGGATAATACATTCCGTTTGGCAATCGTTTGTGCGATGTGGATCACAGGTTTTGATGCTCCATCAGTTTCCACAGTTTATTTGGACAAACCTATTAAAGGCCACACTTTGATGCAAACCATCGCTCGAGCAAACAGGGTTTATGATGATGAAAAGGAAAACGGGCTAATTGTAGATTATGGTAATGTTTATCAGCAATTAGAAAAAGCTTACTCTGTATATGGTGAAGGTTCTAAAGGAGCAGGTAGCGGAACTGATAAAGAAGATAAAAAAGCTTTTGAGCAATTGGAATCAATGTCAGTTGAAATCAAAGCAGCCATTGACGAGGTAGTTTTGATGTTAAAAGATCTAGGTTTTGACCTCAATACTTTAATGGAAGCAGTTCCGATGGGGAAAATTGCTGCTGTAAATAACGGAGCAAATGCCGTTTGCAGAAATGATGAAACCCGAGCAAAATTCGAAATCGCCGCTCGAAATGTTTTCCGAAAATACAAAGCCTTATTTCCTGAAAAACAGGCAAAGAAATTTACCAAACAATACAATGGAATTGATGCCATATACAATAAGCTCAATCAAAAGATCAAATCTGCGGATGTTTGGGAGGTTATATCAAGATTACAAAGTGTTGTCAACGATTCTGTTGTTATTGATAAAATAGTTGAGAATAAACATATTGAAATTGACTTATCAAAATTGAATTTCGAAGAATTAAAAAAGGCATTTGAAAAAATTCAACGTAAAAACGAACTAGTATATGATTTAAATAAAGCAGTAGAGGAAAAACTAGAACAAATGCTAAAAGAAAATCCTTTGCGTTTGGATTTTTATGAGCGATATCAAGAAATTGTGGAAGCATATAACAATGGTAAAAGTGAAATGGAGTTGAAGAGAAGTTTTGATAATTTAACTGCGTTTATAGCGACTTTATCACAAGAGGAAAAAAGAGCTTATACTGAAAATTTAGATCAACCGACTTTATCTATTTTTGATTTACTAATTCAAAATAAAGATTTAACCATATCTGAAAGAGAAGAAGTGAAAAAAGTAGCTCAAAAAACGTTAGAAACACTTCAGATTGAAAAATTAAACATTCCGAATTGGAAGGAAAGTCGTGAATTGAAAGCAGGGGTGAAAACAACTATTTATGATCAATTATTATGGCTTCCGGAAGAAAAATATACTGATGAAGAAGTGAGTTTGAAAAGTATTGCGGTTTATCAGCATGTTTATTCTTATACATTTGCATAA